A single genomic interval of Bradyrhizobium sp. AZCC 1693 harbors:
- a CDS encoding lipopolysaccharide biosynthesis protein — protein MLLKHTLLYLPAQFVGPLFQLLAMIVWTHVIDEHTLGVITLITATHELLQIGFLAWWSQYALRFLGRYQDANDAPRFYRTENAVLLASIALQSAAVVGILLLVIAPDARAGLLLAAVAYVTTRSLNLYIGERARAQQQIRVYTIQQVFGPSVGFIAGLVLIRLFGQSAEWPLAGYAAAQLTAALIVLPALRSGYRLWPIDREIVGHALRYGIPLIVGGALGWVGLNASRFIVNQMSGVAAAGLFAVGYGLGQRAAAVAAMLVTAAAFPLAVKSMEQEGSQAGMRQLAANSALLVAILAPSLAGIFMLRTEIVHLLIAVPFQAVTLAVLPLSTLAGAIRNLRAHFGDQVFLLQNRTRWMMAIAAIDASTTVVLSALFLPRWGLAGVAGATVLAALAAASVSFSIGFTRFGLRLPVGHLVRIAFATIAMAALLRIFPEARTPAVLAAHVAAGVAVYFGALALLYAPTLLRILRPSPQHSEA, from the coding sequence ATGCTCCTGAAACACACGCTGCTCTATCTGCCCGCGCAATTCGTCGGACCGCTGTTCCAGCTTCTGGCGATGATCGTTTGGACGCATGTCATCGACGAACACACGCTCGGCGTGATCACGCTGATCACCGCCACGCATGAATTGCTGCAGATCGGCTTTCTCGCCTGGTGGTCGCAATATGCGCTGCGCTTCCTCGGACGCTACCAGGACGCCAACGACGCACCGCGCTTCTATCGCACCGAAAACGCGGTCCTGCTGGCATCCATTGCGTTGCAAAGCGCGGCCGTCGTCGGCATCCTGCTTCTGGTCATCGCGCCCGACGCGAGAGCTGGCCTTCTCCTTGCCGCCGTCGCCTATGTGACGACCCGGTCCCTCAACCTCTATATCGGCGAGCGCGCCCGCGCGCAGCAGCAGATCCGGGTCTACACGATCCAGCAGGTATTCGGGCCGTCGGTGGGATTTATCGCCGGCCTAGTGTTGATCAGATTGTTCGGCCAATCGGCGGAGTGGCCGCTGGCGGGATACGCCGCGGCGCAACTGACCGCGGCGCTGATCGTGCTGCCCGCACTTCGCAGTGGCTATCGCCTTTGGCCGATCGACCGGGAGATCGTCGGCCACGCGCTGCGCTACGGCATTCCGCTGATCGTCGGCGGCGCGCTCGGCTGGGTCGGCCTCAATGCGTCGCGCTTCATCGTCAACCAGATGTCGGGCGTGGCCGCGGCCGGACTGTTCGCGGTGGGTTACGGCCTCGGCCAACGCGCCGCGGCCGTCGCGGCCATGCTGGTAACGGCCGCCGCGTTCCCGCTTGCGGTCAAGAGCATGGAACAGGAGGGCAGCCAGGCCGGCATGCGCCAGCTTGCCGCCAACAGCGCACTGTTGGTCGCCATCCTGGCGCCGAGCCTCGCCGGCATCTTCATGCTGAGGACGGAGATCGTGCATCTGCTGATCGCAGTGCCGTTCCAGGCGGTGACGCTCGCGGTCCTGCCGCTCTCCACGCTCGCCGGCGCGATCCGCAACCTGCGCGCCCATTTCGGCGATCAGGTGTTTCTCCTGCAAAACCGTACACGCTGGATGATGGCCATTGCCGCGATCGACGCGTCGACGACCGTGGTGCTGAGCGCTTTGTTCTTGCCGCGCTGGGGGTTAGCCGGCGTCGCCGGCGCCACCGTGCTGGCGGCGCTGGCCGCGGCAAGCGTCAGTTTCTCGATCGGCTTTACCCGGTTTGGCCTGCGCCTTCCGGTCGGCCATCTCGTGCGCATCGCTTTCGCCACGATTGCGATGGCGGCGTTGCTGCGGATTTTCCCGGA